A stretch of Babylonia areolata isolate BAREFJ2019XMU chromosome 23, ASM4173473v1, whole genome shotgun sequence DNA encodes these proteins:
- the LOC143298300 gene encoding uncharacterized protein LOC143298300 has translation MGLRILISAVLLSLVTMHINGQTYTRITTCIFKSCPPYQECRIVVESNVLIEPRCLNSSEIPQSKKNPCGSSGHPILQMKKKGKNVVYKHFKCSVCPSFFLVLIEKRRSAVPTHVSRVSVVHSCCKNQISVGVNAMVTTSVQTNRSAAGVTTRTGAWTPGNGGPVPQ, from the exons ATGGGCCTTCGAATTCTGATTTCCGCCGTCCTTCTCTCCTTG GTGACGATGCATATAAACGGTCAAACCTATACACGCATCACCACATGTATTTTCAAg AGCTGTCCCCCTTATCAAGAGTGTCGAATTGTCGTGGAGAGCAACGTGTTAATTGAACCAAGGTGTCTGA ATTCTTCAGAGATCCCCCAGAGTAAAAAGAATCCGTGTGGCAGTTCAGGCCATCCAATcctgcagatgaagaagaagggaaagaatgtGGTCTACAAACACTTCAAGTGCTCCGTGtgcccttccttctttcttgtccttATTGAGAAAAGAAGATCTGCTGTGCCGACACAC GTAAGCCGGGTTTCTGTCGTCCACTCGTGTTGCAAAAACCAAATCTCTGTGGGCGTGAATGCAATGGTGACAACGAGTGTCCAGACAAACAGAAGTGCTGCCGGTGTAACAACACGAACAGGTGCATGGACCCCTGGAAACGGCGGACCTGTGCCACAGTG